In Thiovibrio frasassiensis, one DNA window encodes the following:
- a CDS encoding hemolysin family protein: MLQLCFGAGLVIIISALCSLCEAALYSLTISHIEITGQGHKRIGRILMGLKKDIHRPITAILTMNTIANTAGATIVGVAAAGVFGAHNVVWFSVVFTVAILLFSEILPKTIGVSYCRELALWIAYPLRWMVKLMTPFILVIQAITRLLPAKDDGLLVSAQEIQALARQSHKSGEISLQERRVITNILDLKAKNVRQIMTPLTVTFMLEANLTVTEAMQSNEMLNMHSRIPIYEKNRDEVVGIILRKDLFSWATQGAGEKTLREFMQPVHFVPETGRLTTVMLEFFEHHKHLFMVVDEYGSVTGVVSLEDIIEEIVGREIIDESDLATDMRELAKRKRLSFMSQSQSKNNSQIE, translated from the coding sequence ATGCTGCAATTATGTTTTGGAGCAGGACTTGTTATTATAATCTCCGCACTCTGCAGCCTCTGCGAAGCGGCTTTGTATTCGTTAACCATAAGCCACATTGAAATCACCGGCCAGGGCCACAAACGGATCGGCCGGATCCTCATGGGGCTGAAAAAGGATATCCACCGCCCCATCACCGCTATTCTTACCATGAACACCATCGCCAACACCGCCGGTGCCACCATTGTCGGCGTCGCGGCGGCCGGAGTTTTCGGGGCCCACAACGTGGTCTGGTTCTCGGTGGTATTCACCGTGGCCATCCTTCTCTTTTCTGAAATACTCCCCAAAACCATCGGCGTCTCCTACTGCCGCGAGCTTGCCTTGTGGATTGCCTACCCTCTCCGCTGGATGGTAAAGCTGATGACTCCGTTCATCCTGGTCATCCAGGCAATCACCCGCCTTCTTCCGGCCAAGGACGACGGCCTGCTGGTCTCGGCCCAGGAAATCCAGGCCCTCGCCAGACAGAGTCATAAATCCGGCGAGATCAGCCTTCAGGAGCGGAGGGTTATCACCAACATCCTTGACCTGAAGGCCAAAAACGTTCGCCAGATCATGACCCCCCTTACCGTCACCTTCATGCTCGAGGCCAACCTGACCGTGACCGAGGCAATGCAATCAAACGAGATGCTCAATATGCACAGCAGGATCCCGATTTATGAAAAAAATCGTGATGAGGTGGTGGGCATTATTCTGCGGAAGGATTTGTTCAGTTGGGCGACACAGGGAGCCGGGGAGAAAACGCTGCGGGAATTCATGCAGCCTGTGCATTTTGTCCCGGAAACAGGACGGCTGACCACGGTCATGCTTGAGTTTTTTGAACACCACAAGCATCTTTTTATGGTGGTTGATGAATACGGCTCGGTCACCGGCGTTGTCAGCCTTGAGGATATCATTGAAGAAATCGTGGGCAGGGAGATCATTGATGAATCAGATCTGGCGACGGACATGCGGGAGCTTGCCAAACGCAAACGTCTTTCCTTTATGAGCCAATCCCAATCAAAAAATAACAGCCAGATAGAATAA
- a CDS encoding 4Fe-4S binding protein, with translation MTWWTRALKSLISINEQRLDLFRVFPGIRRFLAARHHYAYLRTGGDLLFALVVISGLFGPRDAHSNVAVFLSWGLIWPSIVLSWFFVGRMWCGICPFPGLGVFLQRRGITLSLPVPKSLQKYGVYASVILLALIVWIEVVAGLDRSPVGTSFFVLSIVFGAALLAVFFPGQAWCRHLCPLGRISGAAATLSITEFRPDHEKCRGCETFACKKGVDGKRGCPVYLGAYGVQNNLHCLVCGHCLPFCDRDSPQLLLRNPYSELIRNKGRYITCSYIVPFLIGSQLARFLRKKEIYTQLADFSGWPDAVLFSLLLLLGFGLSLTIIRFGARLFGISEDPLFGKFSPMVPILIPMAFTGELVYRLGYFAAGVGDFIPTIGRQLGAGFLGKLFFTIPDFPVQILSAFFMLNGSIAGCYILWQFCLNDFEGHIRFRNFLGINLLIVVLLLFYLAVIF, from the coding sequence TTGACCTGGTGGACCCGCGCCCTTAAGAGTCTTATCTCCATAAACGAGCAGCGGCTGGATCTGTTTCGGGTTTTTCCCGGAATAAGAAGGTTTCTGGCCGCGCGGCATCACTATGCCTATCTGCGGACCGGAGGTGATCTTCTTTTTGCCCTGGTGGTTATTTCCGGTCTTTTCGGCCCTCGGGATGCACACAGTAATGTCGCGGTATTTCTCTCGTGGGGCCTCATCTGGCCAAGTATTGTCCTGAGCTGGTTTTTTGTGGGCCGGATGTGGTGCGGGATCTGCCCATTTCCAGGGCTTGGCGTTTTCCTGCAACGGCGGGGCATTACCCTTTCCCTTCCCGTGCCAAAAAGCCTGCAGAAATATGGGGTCTACGCCTCGGTTATTCTCCTGGCTCTGATCGTCTGGATCGAGGTTGTTGCCGGCCTTGATCGCTCCCCGGTCGGTACCTCTTTTTTCGTCCTCTCCATTGTTTTCGGTGCGGCCCTGTTGGCGGTTTTTTTCCCCGGCCAGGCGTGGTGCAGGCATCTTTGCCCCTTGGGTCGGATCAGTGGCGCGGCGGCAACCCTTTCCATCACCGAGTTCAGGCCGGATCACGAAAAATGCCGGGGGTGCGAGACCTTTGCCTGTAAAAAAGGGGTTGATGGGAAACGGGGCTGCCCGGTTTATCTTGGTGCCTATGGCGTCCAGAACAACCTGCATTGCCTGGTCTGCGGCCATTGTCTTCCCTTCTGTGACCGGGACTCCCCGCAACTGCTCTTGCGAAATCCCTATTCGGAGCTGATCCGCAACAAGGGGCGCTACATCACCTGTTCGTATATCGTGCCGTTCCTCATCGGCTCCCAGCTTGCCCGCTTTCTGCGAAAAAAAGAGATCTACACCCAGCTGGCCGATTTTTCCGGCTGGCCGGACGCGGTTCTCTTCAGTCTGCTGCTTTTGCTCGGTTTTGGCCTGAGCCTGACGATTATCCGCTTCGGGGCCCGTCTCTTCGGAATTAGCGAGGATCCGCTTTTTGGCAAATTTTCGCCCATGGTTCCCATCCTGATCCCCATGGCTTTTACCGGCGAACTTGTCTACCGGCTCGGATACTTTGCTGCCGGGGTTGGCGATTTTATCCCCACCATCGGCCGTCAGCTGGGTGCGGGCTTTCTGGGAAAACTCTTTTTTACCATTCCCGATTTTCCGGTCCAGATCCTCTCCGCTTTTTTCATGCTCAACGGCTCCATTGCCGGCTGCTACATCCTCTGGCAGTTCTGTCTCAATGATTTCGAGGGGCACATCCGTTTCCGGAACTTTCTCGGGATCAATCTGCTCATTGTTGTTCTGTTATTATTCTATCTGGCTGTTATTTTTTGA
- a CDS encoding S1C family serine protease yields the protein MNIPSPTPPRQKRVSVALLLLFILLGWLFFFVYQRPPSLPEVVPIPVTARGDLAADEQSTIALFRSASPAVVYITNIEVRRNIFSLNIHEIPKGTGSGFLWDKQGRVVTNYHVIESASRVEVTLADRSTWQATLVGVAPDKDLAVLQISAPAEKLTPLPLGESHNLLVGQKVFAIGNPFGLDQSLTSGIVSALGREIQSATGRTIQGVIQTDAAINPGNSGGPLLDSAGRLIGVNTAIYSPSGASAGIGFAVPVDVVAQVIPEIIRYGRLIRPGLAIAVADDQIARRVGVAGVLVMNVQPGSGAEAAGLRATRRIGGEIILGDVILAVDGRKVSSYNDLRNALDHYKVGDTVTLTIERADRQMQLPLVLEEVG from the coding sequence ATGAATATTCCTTCTCCAACTCCTCCACGGCAAAAGCGTGTTTCCGTTGCGCTCCTCTTACTCTTCATCCTCCTTGGCTGGTTGTTTTTTTTCGTCTATCAGCGGCCACCTTCTCTGCCTGAAGTCGTCCCTATCCCGGTAACAGCGCGGGGTGATCTCGCCGCCGATGAGCAAAGCACCATTGCCCTTTTTCGTTCTGCCTCGCCGGCGGTTGTGTATATTACCAACATCGAGGTCCGGCGAAACATCTTCAGTCTCAATATCCATGAGATACCCAAGGGAACCGGTTCCGGCTTTCTCTGGGATAAGCAGGGGCGGGTGGTAACCAACTACCATGTCATCGAATCGGCCAGTCGGGTTGAGGTCACCCTGGCGGATCGTTCAACCTGGCAAGCCACCTTGGTGGGCGTTGCCCCGGACAAGGATCTGGCGGTGCTGCAGATCTCGGCGCCAGCCGAAAAACTCACTCCGCTTCCCCTGGGGGAATCCCATAATCTGCTGGTGGGTCAGAAGGTTTTCGCCATCGGCAATCCTTTCGGCCTTGATCAGTCCCTCACCTCCGGCATTGTCAGCGCCTTGGGGCGAGAGATTCAATCGGCAACCGGCAGAACTATCCAAGGGGTGATCCAAACGGACGCCGCCATCAACCCCGGCAATTCAGGAGGTCCTCTGCTTGACAGCGCCGGACGTCTTATCGGGGTGAATACCGCAATCTATAGCCCTTCCGGAGCCAGCGCCGGCATCGGTTTTGCCGTGCCCGTTGACGTGGTGGCCCAAGTGATTCCCGAGATTATCCGCTACGGGCGGCTGATTCGCCCCGGTCTTGCTATCGCGGTGGCGGATGACCAGATCGCCAGGCGGGTTGGCGTGGCTGGAGTGCTGGTCATGAATGTGCAGCCGGGCAGCGGGGCTGAAGCGGCAGGACTGCGGGCAACACGGAGAATTGGCGGGGAGATAATCCTTGGAGATGTGATCCTGGCTGTCGATGGGCGGAAGGTCTCTTCCTATAACGACTTGCGCAATGCCCTGGATCACTATAAGGTTGGGGATACTGTTACCCTCACCATCGAGCGGGCGGACCGGCAGATGCAACTGCCATTGGTACTGGAAGAGGTAGGATAG
- a CDS encoding acyl-CoA thioesterase → MADKSLDMHALLHCHRCRVIYGDTDSGGVVYYANYLRYFEAARTEFMRDRALSYKEIEGQGLIMPVVECHVRYKASARYDDLLLIETSLVEVKSRTCRFEYRIMREQDGKMLAQGYTTHAIVDLNGRLTKFPEGLFAALQKQSSCPP, encoded by the coding sequence ATGGCGGATAAAAGTCTGGATATGCATGCATTGTTGCATTGTCATCGCTGCCGGGTGATTTACGGCGATACCGATTCCGGCGGCGTTGTGTATTATGCCAACTACCTCCGATATTTTGAGGCGGCACGCACTGAATTTATGCGGGATCGTGCCCTCTCCTACAAGGAGATCGAAGGGCAGGGCTTGATCATGCCGGTGGTGGAATGCCATGTGCGGTATAAGGCATCCGCCCGCTATGATGATCTCTTGCTGATTGAAACCTCGCTTGTCGAGGTGAAGTCCCGGACCTGTCGTTTCGAGTACCGGATTATGCGGGAGCAGGATGGCAAAATGCTGGCCCAGGGGTACACCACCCATGCCATTGTCGATCTCAATGGCAGATTGACAAAATTCCCGGAGGGCTTGTTTGCTGCCTTGCAAAAACAGTCGTCTTGCCCGCCTTAA
- a CDS encoding cofactor-independent phosphoglycerate mutase: protein MKYIILVGDGMGDLPIAELAGKTPLAFAKTPAMDRIAREGELCLLRTVPEGFPPGSDVANLSLLGYLPQKCYSGRAPLEAASLGVSLAPDEIAFRCNLVTLRFAEDRVYMEDYSSGHISSQEAKILIEGLEAVAGTSRLRFYPGVSYRHLLVHSGELGPLVTVPPHDYTGREVTQFWQAYNRIPHLQEALAKVLPFLADHQVNRDRQAMQRNPANAIWLWGEGKSPSMPTIREQFGIEGSLISAVDLLKGIGVYAGLEILEVPGATGYLDTNYAGKAAAAIEALQTKDLVFVHVEAPDEAAHQGSLQDKLQAIEDFDGKVVKPIFEAMLGSGYDFRLAVAMDHWTPLAIRTHSADPVPVAIYDSRAVRSGSGLPYDEHSGAQAGELLADGRQFFNRVLGR from the coding sequence ATGAAATACATTATCCTGGTCGGTGACGGCATGGGCGATCTGCCCATTGCCGAATTGGCCGGCAAGACCCCCTTGGCCTTTGCCAAAACCCCGGCCATGGACAGGATTGCCCGGGAGGGAGAGCTCTGCCTGCTTCGCACTGTCCCCGAAGGGTTCCCGCCCGGCAGCGATGTCGCCAATCTCTCTTTGCTCGGCTATCTCCCGCAGAAGTGTTACAGCGGTAGGGCTCCTCTGGAGGCCGCCAGCCTTGGCGTTTCCCTGGCGCCGGATGAGATTGCCTTTCGTTGCAATCTGGTTACCCTGCGTTTTGCAGAAGACCGGGTATATATGGAGGATTATAGTAGCGGTCATATCTCCAGCCAAGAGGCGAAGATTCTCATCGAAGGGCTTGAGGCGGTTGCCGGCACCAGTCGGTTGCGCTTTTATCCCGGGGTGAGCTACCGGCATCTTCTTGTCCACTCCGGTGAGCTTGGACCATTGGTCACCGTGCCCCCCCATGATTACACCGGTCGGGAGGTGACCCAGTTCTGGCAGGCGTATAACCGGATTCCCCATCTGCAAGAGGCCTTGGCAAAGGTGCTTCCCTTTCTTGCCGACCACCAGGTGAATCGTGACCGGCAGGCAATGCAGCGTAATCCCGCCAATGCTATCTGGCTCTGGGGTGAGGGCAAGTCCCCTTCTATGCCGACCATCAGGGAGCAGTTCGGCATAGAAGGATCCTTGATTTCCGCGGTTGATCTGCTTAAAGGGATCGGGGTCTATGCCGGCCTGGAAATCCTTGAGGTGCCCGGGGCCACCGGCTATCTGGACACCAACTATGCAGGCAAGGCCGCCGCCGCCATTGAGGCCCTGCAAACAAAGGATCTGGTTTTTGTCCATGTGGAAGCGCCGGACGAGGCAGCCCATCAGGGCAGTCTGCAGGATAAGCTGCAGGCCATCGAGGATTTTGACGGTAAGGTCGTCAAGCCGATTTTTGAGGCGATGCTGGGTAGCGGCTATGATTTCCGCCTGGCCGTGGCCATGGATCATTGGACCCCGCTGGCCATCCGAACCCACAGTGCGGACCCCGTGCCGGTGGCTATTTATGATTCACGGGCAGTCCGGTCGGGAAGCGGGTTGCCCTACGATGAGCACAGTGGTGCTCAGGCGGGAGAATTGCTGGCAGATGGTCGGCAGTTTTTTAACCGGGTTCTCGGACGCTGA
- a CDS encoding homoserine dehydrogenase codes for MKEIKVGLLGFGTVGSGLAEVLLQQAERLRRKTGASIRLCRVADIRLEALPPQFKDVELVRDADLIFKDPEIDIVVELIGGIEPAKTFLLRAIEHGKHVVTANKALISQHGMEIFEAATRKNVEVGFEASVGGGIPVIKALKEGLVANKILSIMGIMNGTANYILNKMTDEGMAFAEVLKEAQAKGYAEADPTYDVEGIDTAHKLVILMTMAYGMRVSLADVSIEGISQIEPIDIDFAREFGYRIKLLAISRNHGDTVEARVHPTMVPEKDMLANIGGAYNGIQFTGDMVEDILLYGQGAGKMPTGSAVAADVVDIARNILCNSVNRVPCLSYLPEEIKSRGITPMESLRCCYYFRMTAMDKPGVLSAIAGILAHHRISIESVIQKARHKKGTVPIVMMTYEAEEASVRKALAEIDALDICTDKTVKIRIMKAHAE; via the coding sequence ATGAAAGAAATCAAGGTTGGTTTACTGGGCTTTGGCACCGTTGGCAGTGGTTTGGCAGAGGTTTTGCTACAGCAGGCGGAACGTCTGCGGCGAAAAACCGGGGCCTCCATCCGTTTGTGCCGCGTGGCGGACATTCGTCTTGAAGCGTTGCCCCCGCAATTTAAGGATGTGGAGCTTGTTCGGGATGCGGATCTTATTTTTAAAGATCCCGAGATCGATATCGTGGTCGAGCTCATCGGCGGTATTGAACCGGCGAAGACCTTTCTCTTGCGGGCCATTGAGCATGGCAAGCATGTGGTTACCGCCAACAAGGCCCTTATCTCCCAGCACGGCATGGAGATCTTTGAAGCCGCGACCCGGAAAAATGTCGAAGTCGGCTTTGAGGCCAGTGTCGGTGGCGGTATTCCGGTGATCAAGGCCCTGAAAGAGGGGCTGGTTGCCAACAAGATTCTCTCGATCATGGGCATTATGAACGGGACGGCCAACTATATCCTCAACAAGATGACCGATGAGGGCATGGCCTTTGCCGAGGTACTGAAAGAGGCCCAGGCCAAAGGTTACGCCGAGGCCGACCCCACCTATGATGTGGAAGGCATCGATACGGCCCATAAGCTGGTGATTTTGATGACCATGGCCTATGGAATGCGGGTGAGTCTTGCCGATGTCAGCATCGAGGGGATTTCCCAGATTGAGCCCATCGACATCGACTTTGCCCGGGAGTTCGGCTACCGCATCAAGCTGCTTGCCATCAGCCGGAATCATGGCGACACGGTGGAGGCGAGGGTGCATCCCACCATGGTTCCGGAAAAAGACATGTTGGCCAACATCGGCGGCGCTTATAACGGTATCCAGTTCACCGGGGACATGGTGGAAGATATCTTGCTCTATGGCCAGGGTGCGGGAAAAATGCCGACCGGCAGCGCGGTGGCTGCCGATGTCGTCGATATTGCCCGGAACATCCTCTGTAACAGCGTCAACCGGGTGCCATGCCTTTCCTATCTGCCGGAGGAGATCAAGAGCCGGGGGATCACTCCCATGGAGAGTCTGCGCTGCTGTTATTATTTCAGGATGACCGCCATGGACAAGCCGGGCGTTCTTTCGGCCATTGCCGGGATTCTGGCACACCACCGCATCAGCATCGAATCGGTGATCCAGAAGGCTCGGCATAAAAAGGGCACCGTGCCCATCGTGATGATGACCTACGAGGCGGAGGAAGCCTCGGTGCGCAAGGCCCTGGCCGAGATTGACGCCCTTGATATCTGCACCGACAAGACGGTGAAGATCCGGATCATGAAGGCCCATGCGGAATAA
- the tolQ gene encoding protein TolQ, protein MGELNIISMFLGAGLTVKFVMIMLLGISLTSWYIVFQKFSLYKQARIESEEFLEAFWQSKNLSEALRFANNLSLCPEANIFRTGYHELQKLGKTTSGSRSADETLETRLAGMEPLKRALRKAENLESTRLSQSLPFLATAGSTAPFIGLFGTVWGIMTSFHEIGMRGSASLAVVAPGVSEALVVTAAGLAVAIPAVVFYNYYSNQMAEIESRMHSFSVDFLNLVERDFISRQG, encoded by the coding sequence GTGGGTGAGCTTAATATTATTTCAATGTTCCTGGGAGCCGGACTCACGGTCAAGTTTGTCATGATCATGCTGTTGGGCATCTCCCTGACTTCGTGGTACATTGTTTTTCAGAAATTTTCCCTGTACAAACAGGCGAGAATAGAAAGCGAAGAATTTCTTGAAGCTTTCTGGCAGAGCAAAAATCTTTCCGAGGCGCTCCGATTCGCCAACAACCTCTCCCTCTGCCCCGAGGCAAACATCTTCAGAACCGGCTACCATGAGTTACAAAAACTCGGCAAAACCACCTCCGGTTCCCGTTCAGCCGATGAAACCCTGGAAACACGCCTCGCCGGCATGGAGCCCCTGAAACGGGCATTGCGCAAAGCGGAAAACCTCGAATCAACTCGGCTTTCCCAATCACTCCCCTTCCTGGCCACAGCCGGCAGTACCGCTCCCTTCATCGGTCTTTTCGGTACGGTCTGGGGCATCATGACCTCTTTCCATGAAATAGGCATGCGCGGCTCAGCCTCGCTGGCCGTTGTGGCTCCCGGGGTCTCCGAGGCTCTGGTCGTTACGGCCGCTGGCCTAGCGGTGGCAATTCCCGCCGTTGTTTTTTACAATTATTATTCCAACCAAATGGCGGAAATCGAAAGCCGGATGCACAGCTTTTCCGTTGATTTCCTAAATCTCGTAGAGCGGGATTTCATTTCCCGCCAGGGCTAA
- the tolR gene encoding protein TolR has protein sequence MGPVEDGNCKKRLVSDINVTPLVDVMLVLLIIFMITAPMMTQGVDINLPETTAKPLQQEKAPIIVTITKKGDFLLNNTKGSQAAIRQELAALAKKGTNESVLLRADKEVPYGVVVSLMSDIKAVGFDKLGMITQPEIDKPKR, from the coding sequence ATGGGCCCGGTCGAAGACGGCAACTGTAAAAAACGACTCGTTTCGGATATCAACGTCACCCCCCTGGTGGACGTCATGCTGGTGCTGCTGATCATTTTCATGATCACTGCCCCCATGATGACCCAGGGCGTTGACATTAATCTCCCGGAAACAACCGCCAAGCCCCTGCAGCAGGAAAAAGCTCCTATCATCGTCACGATTACGAAAAAAGGAGATTTTTTGCTCAACAATACCAAGGGCAGCCAAGCCGCCATCAGACAGGAACTGGCCGCTCTTGCCAAAAAAGGCACGAACGAATCGGTCCTCCTCAGGGCCGACAAAGAAGTCCCTTACGGGGTCGTGGTTTCTCTCATGTCTGACATCAAGGCCGTTGGTTTTGACAAACTTGGCATGATCACCCAGCCCGAGATCGATAAACCTAAAAGATAG
- a CDS encoding cell envelope integrity protein TolA: protein MPFYLPTSDLPDKQWHRPFFLTVGVHVCLLLFGYFAPNLLHFQRKIPEVYTVNLFSVQDLGGPPPAPAHKAAVAPQPESRQPQAPPEPVKPTPPQKTQPAPEPPAVAKDAISLKPIKTKEKTDIDKVKLLRDKLLAENNEKIAKDAAEKARADADKKAKGAVDSLKQALMAGQQLAAAKAAAGSATSATQAGSGTGSGTGGSGIMVDENLRRYLLAVNNQIHEHWALPDLQNWKPNVEAVVIIRVRRDGVIVESSFKKKSDNIFFNQFVEKTLKLSSPLPPFPIGINLSEMEIGLKFRPGEIL from the coding sequence TTGCCTTTCTATCTCCCAACATCCGATCTGCCCGACAAGCAATGGCATAGACCATTTTTTTTGACCGTTGGTGTGCATGTCTGCCTTTTGCTCTTCGGGTATTTCGCTCCGAACCTGTTGCATTTCCAGCGGAAGATACCGGAGGTCTATACGGTCAACCTCTTCTCCGTCCAGGATCTTGGCGGACCGCCTCCGGCCCCAGCGCACAAAGCCGCCGTTGCCCCCCAGCCTGAATCCCGACAGCCTCAAGCTCCACCCGAGCCGGTTAAGCCAACGCCGCCACAAAAAACCCAGCCGGCGCCGGAACCACCTGCGGTGGCAAAAGACGCCATTTCGCTGAAGCCGATCAAAACGAAAGAAAAAACAGATATTGACAAGGTCAAGCTGTTGCGGGACAAACTCCTCGCGGAAAACAACGAAAAAATTGCAAAAGACGCCGCGGAAAAAGCCAGAGCGGATGCGGATAAAAAGGCAAAAGGTGCGGTTGACAGCCTGAAACAAGCCCTCATGGCAGGGCAACAGCTTGCCGCGGCAAAAGCGGCGGCCGGCTCTGCCACCTCGGCAACTCAGGCAGGAAGCGGAACAGGGAGTGGAACGGGCGGCAGCGGAATCATGGTCGATGAAAACCTCCGCCGCTATCTTCTTGCCGTGAACAACCAGATCCATGAGCATTGGGCCCTGCCGGACCTGCAGAATTGGAAACCAAACGTCGAAGCGGTTGTCATTATCAGGGTCCGGCGCGATGGGGTTATTGTGGAAAGCTCTTTCAAAAAGAAATCGGACAATATCTTTTTTAATCAGTTCGTTGAAAAAACCCTGAAGCTCTCTTCCCCGTTGCCGCCATTTCCCATCGGCATCAATCTCTCAGAAATGGAAATCGGCCTGAAATTCAGACCCGGAGAAATTTTATAA
- the tolB gene encoding Tol-Pal system beta propeller repeat protein TolB, which translates to MKNNLPPRTTPYSPMLILPRLGMFLLCLGLLLGSARPAEAIVYLDITSANVRKVNIAVPYFVDKNRPGVISDGGKKMADLLSRALAFHGFVEIIDPSAYGGSQTWDWSAVGAEFTILGQYEMTANGLVLEMRLNEIQSGHMILGRRYQIPISKHQDNIKKFCDEVILQLTGERGVSQSQIAFVSTSSGHKEIWLADVLGDDVRQVTQHEYLAVAPKFSPDNKWLAYTSYHRNNPNLYITALNTLKTTRAISYQKGLNMSPAWSPDGSVIAVTLSKSKNPDIYLIDINGKELRRLTNGEGVNVSPSWSPDGKRLAFVSDRSGNPQLYVMDVATKSVQRLTYLGNENSTPSWSPKGDWIAYTGRVNGSTQILMIKPEGGTPIQLTQTAGDHESPSWSPDGRQLVFSRKRNNKQEICTIFKNGMGLRPLFNLRGAQSNPQWSPRLDQ; encoded by the coding sequence ATGAAAAACAATTTGCCGCCAAGAACCACACCGTACTCCCCCATGCTGATCTTGCCTCGGCTGGGGATGTTCCTTCTCTGTCTCGGCCTACTTCTCGGCTCTGCCCGTCCGGCAGAGGCCATAGTCTATCTCGATATCACCTCAGCCAATGTACGCAAGGTGAACATCGCGGTCCCCTACTTTGTCGATAAAAACCGCCCGGGGGTCATCAGTGACGGCGGCAAGAAGATGGCGGATCTCCTGAGCCGGGCCTTGGCCTTTCACGGCTTTGTGGAAATAATCGATCCCTCCGCCTACGGCGGCAGCCAGACCTGGGACTGGTCCGCGGTGGGTGCGGAGTTCACGATCCTCGGTCAATATGAAATGACCGCAAACGGACTTGTGCTGGAAATGCGCCTCAATGAAATTCAATCGGGCCACATGATCCTTGGCCGTCGCTACCAGATCCCCATCTCCAAACATCAGGACAACATTAAAAAATTCTGCGACGAGGTCATCCTCCAGCTCACCGGCGAACGCGGAGTGAGCCAGAGTCAGATTGCCTTTGTTTCAACATCGTCCGGACACAAAGAGATCTGGCTGGCCGATGTTCTGGGCGATGATGTCCGGCAGGTAACCCAGCATGAATATCTGGCTGTTGCCCCGAAATTCTCCCCGGACAACAAATGGCTCGCCTACACCTCGTATCACCGGAACAATCCAAATCTCTATATCACCGCGCTGAACACCCTCAAGACCACCCGGGCGATTTCCTACCAGAAGGGCCTCAATATGTCGCCGGCCTGGTCCCCCGACGGCAGTGTCATTGCCGTGACCCTCAGCAAATCCAAAAACCCGGATATCTACCTGATTGATATCAACGGCAAGGAATTGCGACGACTGACAAATGGCGAGGGCGTCAACGTTTCCCCCTCCTGGTCGCCTGACGGAAAAAGACTGGCCTTTGTTTCAGACCGGAGCGGCAACCCACAACTCTATGTCATGGACGTCGCCACCAAGTCCGTTCAGCGCTTAACCTATCTCGGCAACGAAAACAGTACGCCGAGCTGGTCGCCCAAGGGGGACTGGATTGCCTATACCGGCCGAGTAAACGGCAGCACCCAGATTCTGATGATCAAACCGGAAGGCGGGACCCCGATCCAGTTGACGCAAACAGCAGGAGACCATGAATCCCCGAGTTGGTCCCCCGATGGCCGCCAGCTCGTTTTTTCACGCAAAAGGAACAACAAACAGGAAATATGCACCATCTTTAAAAACGGCATGGGTCTTCGCCCGCTTTTCAATCTCAGGGGGGCACAATCCAACCCGCAATGGTCCCCACGCCTGGACCAGTAA